One genomic region from Terriglobus aquaticus encodes:
- a CDS encoding chlorite dismutase family protein, with protein sequence MAETATHPAAEAPAATSSAHTITPQQAPATGYGARPQHGGGAPVKRQIVAFSFYKIMPEWKRLPEHVKAEHKAAFAGVLQRWNRPGEFLSLTYSTIGTRGDADFCVWSICYSVAEMNTMRAELLATPLGGYLTIPHHFLSMTKRSQYQIDREDESEGEGRGAIRPGGHKYIFIYPFWKTRPWYLLSLEERRRLMDEHIRIGLAYPRVKLNTTYSFGIDDQEFVVAFETNFPEDFVDLVQQLRETEISMYTLKDYPIFSCVRMTALQMLDQLG encoded by the coding sequence ATGGCAGAAACCGCGACCCATCCCGCCGCCGAGGCTCCCGCAGCAACCTCCTCTGCGCACACCATCACCCCGCAGCAGGCGCCTGCAACGGGATACGGCGCACGGCCGCAGCATGGGGGCGGCGCGCCCGTAAAGCGCCAGATCGTAGCATTCTCGTTCTACAAGATCATGCCGGAATGGAAGCGCCTGCCTGAGCACGTGAAGGCCGAGCACAAAGCCGCGTTCGCGGGCGTTCTGCAACGGTGGAACCGGCCGGGCGAGTTCCTTTCGCTCACTTACTCCACCATCGGCACCCGTGGTGACGCCGACTTCTGCGTATGGTCCATCTGCTATTCCGTTGCCGAGATGAACACGATGCGCGCGGAGCTACTTGCAACTCCGCTGGGCGGCTATCTCACCATTCCGCATCACTTTCTCTCCATGACCAAGCGGTCGCAGTACCAGATCGATCGCGAAGATGAGAGCGAAGGCGAAGGCCGAGGAGCCATCCGTCCCGGCGGACACAAGTACATCTTCATCTACCCGTTTTGGAAGACGCGTCCGTGGTACCTGCTGTCGCTTGAAGAACGCCGCCGCCTCATGGATGAGCACATCCGCATCGGCCTGGCTTACCCGCGCGTAAAGCTGAATACGACCTATAGCTTCGGCATCGACGACCAGGAATTCGTTGTCGCGTTTGAGACGAACTTCCCAGAAGACTTCGTCGACCTGGTCCAGCAGTTGCGCGAAACAGAGATCAGCATGTATACGCTCAAGGACTATCCGATCTTCTCCTGCGTGCGGATGACAGCGCTGCAGATGCTGGATCAGCTCGGCTAA
- a CDS encoding uroporphyrinogen-III synthase produces MTRAAHQASSLGDALAARGLTVVAIPAIALEQPTDEYGALHSALERLDEFDWLLFTSANAVEVFARECDELGIDDVPRRIGSIGAATSRALQQAGLRVSLQPSTAVSETFAAELKPHVRHQQVLLVQAESARDVLPRELRSAGAEVLVVPAYRTVVPVESADALRRELPRLDAATFTSSSSVRNLLELCDAAGLTLPRNIVLASIGPITSQTLRACGYEPQVEAPVADVEVLASLLAKHLSRT; encoded by the coding sequence GTGACACGGGCGGCGCACCAGGCCTCCTCACTGGGGGACGCACTCGCTGCCCGTGGGCTCACCGTTGTCGCCATTCCAGCAATTGCTTTGGAGCAACCTACGGACGAGTACGGTGCGCTGCACAGCGCGCTGGAGCGCCTGGACGAGTTCGACTGGCTGCTCTTCACCTCCGCCAATGCGGTAGAGGTGTTTGCGCGCGAATGTGACGAGCTCGGCATCGACGATGTGCCACGCCGCATCGGCAGCATTGGCGCGGCGACCTCACGCGCTTTACAGCAGGCCGGTCTGCGCGTGAGCCTGCAGCCTTCTACAGCCGTGAGTGAAACGTTCGCGGCGGAGCTGAAGCCGCATGTGCGTCATCAGCAGGTGCTGCTGGTGCAGGCTGAGTCGGCACGCGATGTTCTTCCGCGCGAACTCCGCTCGGCTGGCGCTGAGGTGCTGGTGGTGCCGGCGTACCGGACTGTCGTTCCGGTGGAGTCGGCCGATGCGCTCCGCCGCGAACTCCCTCGGCTCGATGCGGCCACCTTCACCAGCTCGTCTAGTGTGCGCAACCTGCTGGAATTGTGCGATGCCGCTGGACTGACACTTCCGCGCAACATCGTGCTCGCCAGCATCGGGCCCATCACCTCGCAAACGCTGCGGGCGTGTGGGTACGAGCCACAGGTCGAGGCGCCGGTTGCGGACGTCGAGGTGCTGGCGAGTTTGCTGGCGAAACACCTGAGCCGAACCTAG
- a CDS encoding DedA family protein, which produces MTEKIITFLLPYITGIIVAIGYPGVALLMAIESACIPLPSEIIMPFAGYVVWQGKMNLLAAATAGAIGCNLGSVVAYWIGAYGGRPLVERYGRYVLMSRRDLDRVDHYFQKYGGITVLIGRLLPVVRTFIALPAGIARMPQLRFHLYTLIGSWPWCFALAYMGMKAGASWNDPNSKLKHVLHKADAAVIVLVLVAVVWFVWSHLKHRDDLQTA; this is translated from the coding sequence ATGACTGAAAAGATCATTACCTTTCTTTTGCCCTACATCACGGGCATTATCGTCGCGATCGGCTATCCAGGCGTCGCCCTTCTCATGGCGATCGAGTCGGCCTGCATCCCGCTGCCCAGCGAGATCATCATGCCGTTCGCCGGGTACGTGGTGTGGCAGGGCAAGATGAACCTTTTGGCGGCAGCGACGGCGGGCGCCATCGGTTGCAACCTGGGCTCGGTGGTTGCGTACTGGATCGGAGCCTACGGAGGTCGCCCGCTGGTCGAAAGGTATGGGCGATACGTTCTGATGAGCCGCCGCGACCTGGATCGCGTGGACCACTATTTCCAGAAGTACGGCGGAATCACCGTTCTGATCGGTCGCCTGCTTCCCGTCGTCCGCACCTTTATCGCGCTGCCTGCGGGCATCGCGCGCATGCCGCAGCTTCGGTTTCACCTGTACACGTTGATTGGTTCGTGGCCGTGGTGCTTTGCGCTTGCCTACATGGGCATGAAGGCGGGCGCAAGCTGGAACGATCCGAACTCCAAACTGAAGCATGTGCTGCACAAGGCGGATGCGGCCGTGATCGTGCTGGTGCTGGTGGCAGTGGTTTGGTTCGTCTGGTCTCACCTGAAGCACCGGGACGATCTGCAGACCGCTTAG
- the mutS gene encoding DNA mismatch repair protein MutS: MRQHAAAKAAHPDALIFFRMGDFYELFYEDAVVAARELQLTLTARDKERSVPMCGVPYHAAEGYLQKLLRRGFRVAICEQVEDPKLTKTLVRREVTRVLTPGTALDSSLGPSESNYLAALAVESKADRAGVALLDLSTGEFRATEFRGKTAVQDACEELSRTHPRELLLPQGLRLGSVQTSLDGEEEDAATEMFRSVRTRTPMEDWVFTSEYAIPLLQGHYRIPSLDGFGMAGRAAAATAAGAVLHYLRSTRHEHLEHLDTPRCYERATALELDAVSLRNLEITEPLFSGESQQTTLCYALDQCRTPMGKRLLRLWLQRPSLQPDEIVARHEAVAEAAASLARRERLRRALEGVLDLERLLGRLALDSAGPRDVLALGRTLDALPEIASGLAELSARRWHSLRDGFDALTDTAGQIARVLSPEPPLKLGDGDAIADGVDVELDDLRGLSRSGREAIAAIEERERARTGIASLKVRFNNVFGYYLEITRSNLANVPADYERKQTLVNAERFTTPELKDYEHKVLTAQERIAELERRIFGELRRLVLNDATRMRETARRVAEVDVLLNFAHLAVLRNWTRPEIAGEGGVLEFAEGRHPVVELRLEESGSGRFVPNGGYLDAENGPSLALITGPNMGGKSTYLRMAALLVILAQAGSFVPAAHMRLGLVDRIFTRIGASDNVSRGRSTFMVEMTETAAILNTATSRSLVLLDEMGRGTATYDGLSLAWATVEHLHDRIGARTLFATHYHELTLLESKLDRLKNLRVACREGGAGIVFLHQVESGAADRSYGIEVAKLAGVPRVVIERARAVLKLHEKAESAGVAAGAAVVQAAEPALQMTMFTPLSQRVVDRVRSTDVDRMTPMEALQLLAELKQEIEQ, encoded by the coding sequence ATGCGGCAGCATGCCGCCGCCAAGGCTGCGCATCCGGATGCGCTCATCTTTTTCCGGATGGGCGACTTCTACGAACTCTTCTATGAAGACGCCGTAGTCGCTGCCCGCGAGCTGCAACTGACGTTGACAGCGCGCGACAAGGAACGCAGCGTTCCCATGTGCGGCGTCCCCTATCACGCTGCCGAGGGCTACCTTCAGAAACTGCTGCGGCGGGGGTTTCGCGTCGCGATCTGCGAGCAGGTGGAAGACCCCAAGCTCACCAAAACGCTGGTGCGCCGGGAAGTCACCCGCGTTCTCACGCCGGGAACGGCGCTGGACTCTTCGCTCGGACCTTCCGAGAGCAACTACCTGGCGGCGCTCGCGGTGGAAAGCAAGGCAGACCGCGCCGGCGTGGCTCTGCTCGACCTGTCCACGGGTGAGTTCCGCGCAACCGAGTTCCGCGGCAAGACTGCCGTGCAGGACGCCTGCGAGGAACTGAGCCGAACGCATCCTCGCGAGTTGCTGCTTCCGCAGGGCTTGCGCCTGGGCTCGGTACAGACATCGCTGGACGGCGAAGAAGAGGATGCCGCGACCGAGATGTTCCGCAGCGTGCGCACGCGGACGCCGATGGAAGATTGGGTGTTCACCTCGGAATACGCGATCCCATTGCTTCAGGGGCACTACCGCATCCCATCGCTGGACGGCTTCGGCATGGCCGGGCGCGCGGCGGCAGCCACCGCGGCAGGGGCCGTGCTGCATTATCTGCGATCGACGCGGCACGAGCATCTGGAACACCTGGACACGCCTCGCTGTTATGAACGTGCGACCGCGCTAGAACTGGATGCGGTCAGCCTGCGCAACCTGGAGATCACGGAGCCTCTCTTCAGCGGCGAGTCGCAACAGACCACCCTCTGCTACGCACTGGACCAGTGCCGGACGCCGATGGGCAAACGCCTGCTGCGGCTATGGCTGCAACGGCCATCTCTGCAGCCCGACGAGATCGTAGCCCGGCACGAAGCGGTAGCGGAGGCAGCGGCATCGCTGGCCCGGCGCGAACGGCTGCGGCGCGCGCTCGAGGGCGTGCTGGATCTGGAGAGGCTTCTGGGTCGCCTTGCGCTGGACTCGGCCGGTCCGCGAGATGTGCTGGCACTGGGCCGGACCCTGGATGCGCTGCCGGAGATCGCCTCTGGGCTCGCCGAGCTTTCGGCGAGGCGATGGCATTCGTTGCGGGATGGCTTCGACGCGCTCACGGATACCGCTGGGCAAATCGCCCGCGTTCTATCCCCGGAGCCGCCGTTGAAGCTTGGCGACGGGGACGCCATCGCGGATGGCGTGGACGTCGAACTGGACGATTTGCGCGGCCTGTCACGCAGCGGTCGCGAGGCAATCGCCGCCATTGAGGAACGCGAACGTGCCCGCACCGGCATCGCCTCGTTGAAGGTGCGCTTCAACAATGTGTTCGGCTACTACCTGGAAATCACCCGCAGCAATCTGGCCAACGTGCCCGCCGACTACGAACGCAAGCAAACGCTGGTCAATGCGGAGCGCTTCACCACGCCGGAGCTGAAGGACTACGAGCACAAGGTGCTCACTGCACAGGAGCGCATTGCAGAACTGGAGCGCCGCATCTTCGGCGAACTGAGGCGGCTGGTACTGAACGACGCCACGCGCATGCGCGAAACCGCGCGCAGGGTGGCCGAAGTCGATGTACTGCTGAACTTCGCGCACCTGGCCGTGCTGCGCAACTGGACCCGGCCAGAGATCGCAGGCGAGGGCGGCGTTCTGGAGTTCGCGGAGGGGAGACATCCGGTCGTCGAACTGCGGTTGGAAGAGAGTGGATCCGGCCGTTTCGTCCCCAACGGCGGTTACTTGGACGCAGAGAACGGTCCTTCGCTGGCGCTTATCACGGGACCGAACATGGGCGGCAAATCGACTTACCTGCGCATGGCGGCGCTTCTGGTGATCCTGGCGCAGGCAGGCTCCTTTGTGCCTGCGGCGCACATGCGGCTTGGCCTGGTCGACCGCATCTTCACCCGCATCGGCGCGAGTGACAACGTGAGCCGCGGCCGCTCCACCTTCATGGTGGAGATGACCGAAACTGCTGCCATCCTGAACACGGCAACGTCGCGCTCGCTCGTTCTGCTGGACGAGATGGGCCGGGGAACGGCGACCTACGACGGCCTTTCGCTGGCGTGGGCGACCGTGGAGCATCTGCACGATCGCATCGGTGCCCGCACGCTGTTTGCCACGCATTACCACGAGCTCACACTTCTCGAATCCAAGCTCGATCGGCTCAAGAATCTGCGCGTGGCCTGCCGCGAAGGCGGCGCGGGCATCGTGTTCCTGCACCAGGTGGAAAGCGGCGCGGCCGATCGCAGCTACGGCATCGAAGTGGCAAAGCTGGCCGGTGTTCCGCGTGTCGTGATCGAGCGCGCACGAGCGGTGCTGAAGCTGCATGAGAAGGCGGAAAGCGCCGGCGTCGCCGCGGGTGCAGCCGTCGTACAGGCAGCGGAACCGGCACTGCAGATGACCATGTTTACGCCCCTGTCGCAGCGTGTGGTCGACCGTGTGCGCTCGACGGACGTAGACCGGATGACGCCCATGGAAGCTCTGCAATTGCTGGCCGAGTTGAAGCAGGAGATCGAACAATGA
- a CDS encoding cytochrome c biogenesis protein codes for MSLFWLRLAVVLYGVAALAVLPAALYDRPRWRLVAVPATVAALLFHFVSLAEVLAAAHRWVPVNASEVQAVLALLLAAAFLLVVAVYGSLTIGVVLLPVVFLLGLLPAFSPGSHELAAPLLRSGWITLHILLLLAAYAALIVCMFSSVLYLLQEKRLKARRPATGLLARIPPLQDLDQISLRSLLIGLPCMTGGLLIGSALAASEYGAVYFRDPKVLLSFAMWLAYVGMIAIRRSAGLRGRRAVWLSSFVFVVMLAVWSANQVSTVHRFAGRP; via the coding sequence ATGTCCCTGTTTTGGCTCAGACTCGCGGTGGTGTTGTACGGTGTGGCAGCGCTGGCGGTATTGCCGGCGGCCCTGTACGACCGTCCGCGATGGCGGCTGGTTGCAGTTCCGGCCACAGTAGCCGCTCTGCTGTTCCACTTTGTTTCGCTTGCAGAGGTGCTTGCGGCGGCGCACCGCTGGGTACCCGTGAATGCCAGCGAAGTGCAAGCAGTGCTGGCACTTCTGCTGGCCGCAGCCTTCTTACTGGTCGTGGCGGTGTACGGCAGCCTGACGATCGGTGTGGTTCTGTTGCCGGTGGTCTTCCTGCTGGGGCTGTTGCCGGCGTTTTCACCCGGGTCGCACGAACTTGCGGCACCGCTGCTGCGGTCTGGCTGGATCACGCTGCACATTCTGTTGCTGCTGGCGGCCTACGCGGCGCTGATCGTTTGCATGTTTTCCAGCGTTCTCTATTTGTTGCAGGAGAAGCGGTTGAAGGCGCGCCGCCCCGCCACAGGGCTGCTGGCGCGCATTCCGCCGTTGCAGGACCTGGATCAGATTTCGTTGCGTTCGCTTCTAATCGGCCTGCCCTGCATGACCGGTGGCTTGCTCATCGGTTCGGCACTGGCTGCCAGCGAGTATGGCGCGGTGTACTTTCGCGATCCTAAGGTGCTCCTGAGCTTTGCCATGTGGCTGGCGTATGTGGGCATGATTGCCATTCGCCGATCGGCCGGACTGCGTGGCCGGCGCGCCGTGTGGCTGTCGTCCTTCGTCTTTGTGGTCATGCTCGCGGTGTGGTCGGCGAACCAGGTGTCGACCGTACACCGCTTTGCGGGGCGCCCATGA
- a CDS encoding flagellar motor protein MotB: MAKKKHAEHVNHERWLVSYADLLTLLFAFFVVLFASSVSDKKKTAAMAAAMQSAFSDNGAFDAHAKTPPLEPGAGNSQGAPAPLMMPLPNAPDSGVGGAHASPKAVEAAVQKAVAGDALQGSASVRSDGSGTTVSLSDAGLFASGSADLSPAAKLLLRKIAATLPDRELRVEGHTDDQPIHSERFRSNFELSTARAAAVAEALMQASRIAPSRFTLAGYGEFHPAASNSTVEGRAKNRRVDIVVTGDVGTPRSASADARGPHTTMVPVAAAPSPHAATGSTLAEQLAPAADRAAAR, from the coding sequence ATGGCAAAGAAGAAGCACGCGGAACACGTAAACCACGAACGATGGCTGGTCAGCTACGCCGATCTGCTCACACTGCTGTTCGCCTTTTTCGTCGTTCTCTTCGCGTCCAGCGTCAGCGACAAGAAGAAAACAGCGGCGATGGCTGCCGCAATGCAGAGCGCGTTCAGCGACAACGGTGCTTTTGACGCACACGCCAAGACTCCGCCCCTGGAGCCCGGGGCAGGTAATAGCCAGGGAGCGCCGGCGCCGCTAATGATGCCTTTGCCAAATGCGCCCGACAGCGGCGTTGGTGGAGCGCACGCTTCTCCGAAGGCGGTGGAAGCCGCGGTGCAGAAGGCCGTTGCCGGAGATGCTCTGCAGGGTTCCGCGTCCGTGCGCTCCGATGGCAGCGGAACCACGGTTTCACTGAGCGATGCGGGCCTGTTTGCGTCGGGCTCGGCCGACCTGAGTCCCGCGGCGAAACTTCTGTTGCGCAAGATCGCTGCAACACTGCCCGATCGCGAGCTGCGGGTGGAGGGACACACGGACGATCAGCCCATCCACTCAGAACGGTTCCGATCCAACTTTGAGCTGTCCACGGCGCGCGCAGCGGCGGTCGCGGAAGCCTTGATGCAGGCGAGCCGAATCGCGCCCTCCCGCTTCACCCTTGCCGGCTATGGTGAGTTCCACCCGGCCGCCTCGAACTCCACAGTCGAAGGGCGTGCGAAGAATCGGCGTGTGGACATCGTCGTAACGGGAGACGTTGGAACGCCGCGATCGGCCAGCGCTGATGCTCGCGGGCCACACACCACGATGGTGCCGGTAGCCGCCGCGCCTTCGCCGCACGCCGCAACCGGCAGCACACTTGCCGAGCAACTGGCGCCCGCAGCCGACCGCGCAGCGGCCCGGTGA
- the hemA gene encoding glutamyl-tRNA reductase — protein sequence MSLTLLGVNHLSAPLDVRERLAIPAGRLADAIRSLAHRPGVREAVILSTCNRVELLTEQEQAADLRSFLGEYFSIAPHELDPHLYEFREREAVRHLFRVASSLDSMVVGEPQILGQVKDSYAVAREVGAVSSSLERLLQSAFAVAKKVRTETEIGSTSVSIASVAVDLAKRIFGSLQSSQVLLVGAGKMSELAARHLISQGASQILVANRTPERAQRLAAEFHGLAVPFADLQVHAPKADIIITSTGAGRNLFSVPEAQAILHKRRGKPVFFIDIAVPRDVDPAVNGVDGAFVYSIDDLQEVAAQNLTERSREAAAAEQIVADEVDRYQQRLQSLDAVPGIRALQQQAEQLRLAELDRNRARLADLSPEQQAAVEALTRSLTNKFLHAPMTAMREAANAGDAGSLSELHRIYKLKR from the coding sequence ATGAGCCTGACCCTGCTGGGTGTCAACCACCTGAGCGCGCCGCTTGACGTTCGCGAGCGGCTGGCGATCCCTGCCGGCCGGCTGGCGGATGCGATCCGCTCGCTGGCGCATCGGCCAGGTGTGCGCGAGGCGGTCATCTTGTCCACGTGTAATCGGGTGGAACTGCTGACCGAGCAGGAGCAGGCCGCCGATCTGCGCAGCTTTCTGGGCGAGTACTTCAGCATCGCGCCCCATGAACTCGATCCCCACCTGTATGAGTTTCGCGAACGCGAGGCTGTGCGGCACCTGTTCCGCGTGGCCAGTTCGCTGGACAGCATGGTGGTGGGCGAGCCGCAGATCCTGGGCCAGGTTAAGGACAGCTACGCTGTGGCCCGCGAGGTGGGAGCGGTCTCCAGTTCACTGGAGCGCCTGCTGCAGTCGGCCTTTGCGGTTGCGAAGAAGGTACGCACCGAAACTGAGATTGGCTCGACCTCTGTTTCCATCGCGTCGGTTGCTGTGGACCTGGCAAAGCGCATCTTCGGATCGTTGCAGAGTTCGCAGGTGCTGCTGGTGGGGGCAGGAAAGATGAGCGAACTCGCGGCGCGCCATCTCATCTCCCAAGGCGCTTCTCAGATCCTGGTTGCCAACCGCACACCCGAACGTGCCCAGCGCCTGGCGGCGGAATTCCACGGACTGGCCGTACCTTTTGCCGATCTGCAGGTCCACGCTCCCAAAGCCGACATCATCATCACGTCGACCGGTGCGGGTCGCAACTTGTTCAGCGTTCCGGAGGCGCAGGCGATCCTCCACAAGCGACGGGGCAAACCGGTCTTCTTCATCGATATCGCGGTACCCCGGGACGTGGACCCGGCCGTCAACGGTGTCGATGGAGCGTTTGTGTACTCCATCGATGATCTGCAGGAAGTAGCCGCGCAGAACCTGACGGAACGATCGCGCGAAGCCGCGGCTGCAGAGCAAATCGTTGCGGACGAGGTAGACCGGTATCAGCAGCGGCTCCAGTCGCTGGATGCCGTTCCTGGTATCCGCGCCCTGCAGCAGCAGGCGGAACAACTGCGCCTCGCAGAGCTGGATCGCAACCGGGCACGACTGGCCGATCTTTCGCCGGAGCAGCAGGCCGCCGTGGAGGCGCTGACGCGCTCCCTGACGAACAAGTTCCTGCACGCACCCATGACTGCCATGCGCGAAGCTGCCAACGCCGGGGACGCCGGTTCGCTTTCCGAACTGCACCGCATTTATAAGCTGAAGCGCTAG
- the hemC gene encoding hydroxymethylbilane synthase, which yields MHLRLGSRGSKLALWQSHHVAALLEAHGHSTEILLIRTTGDRMQDPAYAAAHPVTPELDGKGIFIKEIEEALLAGTIDLAVHSLKDLPTQLDERFTLAAIPERADPRDALLCPEWLQLHTLPQGARVGTTSPRRVAQLLAHRPDLEFIGIRGNIDTRIRKLAAGECDALVLACAGIDRLGGGLLRPVELDPQHPEFGRAPHIECITHPDSNHLAHAEHGDDWPGQADWIRERFDPAVLCPAPGQGALAIETLAREAEVIAATAVLDDASTRFAVEAERWLLHGLGGGCSLPVGALCTLRGGAATLQANVTAPDGERMITLTEQAASEESAEVFGTRIAAHLVTLGANALLNGEDVLDAEFADSLR from the coding sequence ATGCACCTCCGTCTCGGAAGCCGCGGATCGAAGCTTGCGCTCTGGCAGAGTCACCACGTTGCCGCTCTGCTGGAAGCGCACGGCCACAGTACGGAAATCCTCCTGATCCGCACCACGGGCGATCGCATGCAAGACCCGGCGTATGCCGCGGCGCACCCGGTCACGCCGGAACTGGATGGCAAAGGGATCTTCATCAAGGAGATCGAAGAAGCGCTTCTGGCCGGCACCATCGACCTGGCCGTGCACTCGCTTAAGGATCTTCCGACCCAGCTCGACGAACGTTTCACGCTCGCTGCCATCCCTGAGCGTGCCGATCCGCGGGATGCCCTGTTGTGCCCCGAGTGGTTGCAGTTGCACACCCTGCCACAAGGTGCCCGTGTCGGGACAACATCTCCGCGGCGGGTTGCGCAACTGCTGGCGCATCGGCCAGACCTGGAATTCATCGGCATCCGTGGCAACATTGATACCCGGATCCGCAAGCTGGCAGCCGGCGAGTGCGACGCACTGGTGTTGGCCTGCGCTGGAATCGATCGCCTCGGCGGCGGCCTTCTCCGGCCGGTGGAACTCGATCCGCAGCATCCGGAGTTCGGGCGCGCGCCGCACATTGAGTGCATCACTCATCCGGACAGCAATCATCTTGCCCACGCCGAGCACGGCGACGATTGGCCGGGCCAGGCAGATTGGATCAGGGAACGGTTCGATCCGGCGGTGCTGTGCCCGGCACCGGGGCAGGGCGCGCTCGCCATTGAAACGCTGGCCCGCGAGGCAGAGGTGATCGCCGCCACGGCAGTGTTGGACGATGCGAGCACGCGCTTCGCAGTGGAAGCGGAGCGTTGGCTGCTTCATGGCCTGGGTGGAGGCTGCAGTTTGCCCGTTGGCGCTCTGTGTACGCTACGTGGTGGGGCCGCTACGCTGCAGGCGAACGTGACTGCGCCGGACGGGGAACGCATGATTACCCTGACCGAGCAGGCCGCCAGCGAGGAATCGGCGGAGGTCTTCGGCACGCGCATCGCGGCACACCTGGTGACTTTGGGCGCAAACGCGCTGCTGAACGGCGAAGACGTGCTCGACGCTGAATTCGCAGACTCACTGCGGTAG
- the nth gene encoding endonuclease III — protein sequence MVAKKAVPARRSATKTAAVAKGVRARQIAATEPVAPKRRPGKTKKPLAPERVAAIVDALQKTYPDAVCALNHTNAWELTVATILSAQCTDARVNMVTPALFHAYPTPQAMAHAQPEAIQEIIKSLSFFRQKSKSLVGAAKVVVNEFGGEVPQTMDEMLRIPGAARKTSNVVLGSWYGIASGVVVDTHVLRLSRRLELTVNDDPVKVERDLMAILPQDKWIDFSHQLIHHGRQICEARKPKCADCSLETSCNSADKTWSSH from the coding sequence ATGGTCGCGAAGAAAGCGGTTCCTGCGAGGCGATCGGCAACCAAGACGGCTGCCGTTGCAAAGGGTGTGCGTGCCCGGCAGATTGCAGCGACCGAACCGGTAGCGCCAAAGCGGCGGCCCGGCAAGACAAAGAAGCCGTTGGCGCCAGAGCGGGTCGCCGCCATTGTCGACGCGTTGCAGAAGACCTACCCCGATGCGGTGTGTGCGCTCAACCACACGAACGCATGGGAGCTGACGGTGGCGACCATCCTGAGCGCGCAGTGTACTGACGCGCGCGTCAACATGGTCACCCCTGCCCTGTTCCATGCCTACCCCACACCCCAGGCCATGGCGCACGCCCAGCCCGAGGCGATTCAGGAGATCATCAAGTCTCTTAGTTTCTTCCGCCAGAAGTCGAAGTCGCTGGTGGGCGCTGCCAAGGTCGTGGTCAATGAGTTCGGCGGCGAGGTGCCGCAGACCATGGACGAGATGCTGCGCATACCCGGCGCGGCGCGCAAGACCAGCAACGTGGTGCTGGGGTCGTGGTACGGCATCGCGAGCGGCGTGGTGGTCGACACGCATGTGCTGCGTCTGTCACGCCGGCTTGAGCTGACTGTCAACGACGACCCAGTCAAGGTCGAGCGCGACCTGATGGCGATCCTGCCGCAGGACAAGTGGATCGACTTCTCCCATCAACTGATCCATCACGGCCGACAGATCTGCGAGGCCCGCAAGCCCAAGTGCGCAGACTGCTCTCTCGAAACGAGCTGTAACTCCGCCGACAAAACCTGGAGTTCACACTAG